From Patescibacteria group bacterium, a single genomic window includes:
- the recO gene encoding DNA repair protein RecO, producing the protein MLAIALGRRDLKEFDQVVSLYTFERGKLNLLAKGIKKMTSKNAAGLERPTFSEIEVAEGKEFDHLTKVQALEMYGNIRRDLTKSFLAGYAVRVLDEFTLTEEKDEKIFNLLLNFLHFLNTEPVKSPLNIINNYLLKLWSLFGYGEELERFVKLPAEQLFVIIDKFVQVHNGRPLPDFIKNAKSLGII; encoded by the coding sequence ATGCTGGCCATTGCTTTAGGAAGACGTGATTTAAAAGAATTTGATCAGGTGGTTTCTCTTTATACGTTTGAGCGCGGCAAATTGAATCTTTTGGCCAAGGGAATTAAAAAAATGACCAGTAAAAATGCGGCCGGGCTGGAGAGGCCGACGTTCTCGGAAATTGAAGTGGCCGAAGGCAAGGAATTTGATCATTTAACAAAAGTACAAGCGCTGGAAATGTATGGTAACATTAGGCGCGACTTAACCAAAAGTTTTTTGGCCGGTTATGCTGTGCGCGTTTTGGATGAGTTTACCTTAACCGAAGAGAAAGATGAAAAAATTTTTAATTTACTTTTAAATTTTTTACATTTTTTGAATACCGAGCCGGTAAAAAGCCCTTTAAATATAATCAATAATTATCTTTTGAAATTGTGGAGTTTGTTTGGCTATGGGGAGGAGTTGGAGAGGTTTGTCAAGCTGCCGGCGGAGCAGTTGTTTGTAATAATAGATAAATTTGTGCAGGTGCATAACGGCAGGCCGCTTCCGGATTTTATTAAAAATGCCAAAAGTTTAGGAATAATTTAA